In a single window of the Leisingera daeponensis DSM 23529 genome:
- a CDS encoding universal stress protein, whose translation MRKFLVVLDDSRECLNAMRFAAMRAAHTGAGVTILSVIPPDEFNHWIGVGEVMREEARERIHAHFEVFAKWMRDRQNVDPELVIREGEPVPEILDFIEGDPEIGVLVLGAGTGRKGPGPLVTQLTKNSGTLPVPITIVPGDLSKEKLEAIT comes from the coding sequence ATGCGCAAATTCCTTGTGGTACTGGACGACAGCCGCGAATGCCTGAACGCCATGCGGTTCGCCGCCATGCGCGCGGCGCATACCGGCGCCGGCGTCACCATCCTGTCGGTGATCCCGCCGGATGAGTTCAACCACTGGATCGGCGTCGGCGAAGTGATGCGGGAAGAAGCCCGCGAACGGATCCATGCGCATTTCGAGGTCTTTGCCAAATGGATGCGCGACCGCCAGAACGTCGACCCGGAACTGGTGATCCGCGAGGGCGAACCGGTGCCGGAGATCCTCGACTTTATCGAGGGCGATCCGGAAATCGGCGTGCTGGTGCTGGGCGCCGGCACCGGCCGCAAGGGACCGGGCCCGCTGGTCACTCAGCTGACCAAGAACTCCGGCACCCTGCCGGTGCCGATCACCATCGTGCCCGGCGACCTCAGCAAAGAGAAGCTGGAAGCGATCACCTGA
- a CDS encoding 2-hydroxychromene-2-carboxylate isomerase codes for MRGRLTFWFEFASTYSYLSAMRIGEMAAGRSVAVTWKPFLLGPVFAAQGWDTSPFNIYPAKGRYMWRDMERICAARGLPFRRPDPFPQNGLKAARLALAAAEQNRIEAFTKTVFQAQFGDGADISSDAVLQGCLRRAGLDEALMLRARAPAIKSALRTQTEEAIAAGIFGAPSFISGAELFWGDDRLEQALEHAAGHQI; via the coding sequence ATGCGCGGCAGACTGACATTCTGGTTCGAATTCGCCTCCACCTATTCCTATCTCAGCGCGATGCGGATCGGCGAGATGGCCGCCGGCCGTTCTGTTGCCGTCACCTGGAAGCCGTTCCTGCTGGGGCCGGTGTTTGCCGCCCAGGGCTGGGACACCTCCCCGTTCAATATCTACCCCGCCAAGGGCCGCTACATGTGGCGCGACATGGAACGAATCTGCGCGGCGCGCGGGCTGCCCTTCCGGCGCCCCGATCCCTTCCCGCAAAACGGATTGAAGGCGGCGCGCCTGGCACTTGCCGCTGCGGAGCAGAACCGCATCGAAGCTTTCACGAAGACGGTGTTTCAGGCGCAGTTCGGCGATGGCGCGGATATCTCCAGCGACGCTGTCCTTCAGGGCTGCCTGCGCCGGGCGGGCCTTGACGAGGCGCTTATGCTGCGCGCCCGGGCGCCTGCCATCAAATCGGCGCTGCGGACGCAGACAGAAGAGGCGATTGCGGCTGGCATCTTCGGCGCCCCCAGCTTTATCAGCGGGGCGGAACTGTTCTGGGGCGATGACCGGCTGGAGCAGGCCCTGGAGCACGCTGCGGGCCACCAGATTTAG
- a CDS encoding NifU family protein: MFIQTESTPNPATLKFLPGQTVLEAGTADFPSADAAGKSPLASRIFAVDGVTGVFFGNDFVTVTKAEGIDWDHIKPAILGAVMEHYQSGQPVMADGSADPASGHAEHSGEDAEIVNQIKELLDSRVRPAVAQDGGDITFHGFDRGVVYLHMQGACAGCPSSTLTLKMGIENLLRHYIPEVTEVRPVAV; this comes from the coding sequence ATGTTCATTCAGACTGAATCCACGCCCAACCCGGCGACGCTGAAATTCCTGCCGGGCCAGACCGTTCTTGAGGCGGGCACCGCCGACTTCCCCAGCGCAGACGCCGCGGGCAAATCGCCGCTGGCCTCCCGCATCTTTGCGGTCGACGGCGTGACCGGCGTGTTCTTCGGCAATGATTTCGTGACCGTGACCAAGGCGGAGGGGATTGACTGGGACCACATCAAACCCGCCATCCTGGGCGCGGTGATGGAGCACTACCAGTCCGGCCAGCCGGTGATGGCGGACGGCTCTGCCGATCCGGCGTCGGGCCATGCTGAGCATTCCGGTGAAGACGCCGAAATCGTCAACCAGATCAAGGAGCTGCTGGACAGCCGCGTGCGCCCGGCAGTGGCGCAGGACGGCGGCGACATCACCTTCCACGGTTTTGACCGCGGCGTTGTCTACCTGCACATGCAAGGCGCCTGCGCGGGCTGCCCGTCTTCGACCCTGACCCTGAAGATGGGCATCGAGAACCTGCTGCGCCATTACATCCCGGAAGTCACCGAGGTGCGCCCGGTTGCCGTCTGA
- the tsaB gene encoding tRNA (adenosine(37)-N6)-threonylcarbamoyltransferase complex dimerization subunit type 1 TsaB, with protein MASEPLVLGFDTSAAHCAAALLRGNAVLASRLEEMTRGQAERLMPLLEEVLAEGGASWKDLDAIGVGVGPGNFTGIRIAVSAARGLALGLEVPAVGVDGFEARAAEGTLPAVPAPRDQVYAALPGEAPRLMPRQEAEDDARGAGLAFAPEASPAGIAEAIARIAAGRFGTVTGAPAPLYLRSADAAPSSDVPPALIDG; from the coding sequence ATGGCGTCCGAACCACTGGTTCTGGGGTTTGACACATCGGCCGCGCATTGCGCGGCCGCTTTGCTGCGCGGGAACGCCGTGCTGGCGTCCCGGCTGGAAGAAATGACCCGCGGCCAGGCCGAGCGGCTGATGCCGCTGCTGGAGGAGGTGCTGGCCGAGGGCGGCGCCAGTTGGAAAGACCTCGATGCCATCGGCGTTGGCGTCGGCCCCGGCAATTTTACCGGCATCCGCATCGCGGTCTCCGCGGCGCGCGGTCTTGCGCTGGGGCTGGAGGTTCCGGCCGTGGGCGTTGACGGGTTTGAGGCCCGCGCTGCCGAAGGCACCCTGCCCGCCGTGCCTGCGCCGCGCGATCAGGTCTATGCCGCCCTGCCCGGGGAAGCGCCGCGTCTGATGCCGCGCCAGGAGGCCGAGGATGACGCCCGCGGCGCCGGGCTGGCGTTCGCGCCCGAGGCAAGCCCGGCAGGCATTGCCGAAGCCATTGCGCGGATCGCGGCCGGGCGGTTCGGCACCGTGACCGGGGCGCCAGCGCCCTTGTATCTGCGCTCCGCCGATGCAGCACCGTCCAGCGATGTGCCGCCCGCGCTGATTGATGGCTGA
- a CDS encoding GNAT family N-acetyltransferase has product MADPLTPEAMAATHAAAFTQSRPWSAAEFAALLDSPLVFAAGSARCFALVRVIADEAELLTIATSPGHQRQGLARACMADWESVARARGAAELFLEVAADNAPAQALYHACGFAECGRRAGYYRREGAKPADAILMRKGLR; this is encoded by the coding sequence ATGGCTGACCCGCTGACCCCGGAAGCGATGGCCGCCACCCATGCCGCGGCCTTCACCCAGTCCCGGCCCTGGTCGGCGGCGGAGTTTGCCGCGCTGCTGGACAGCCCGCTGGTTTTTGCCGCAGGCAGCGCCCGCTGTTTTGCGCTGGTGCGGGTGATCGCGGATGAGGCGGAGCTGCTGACCATTGCCACCAGCCCCGGCCATCAGCGCCAGGGGCTGGCCCGCGCCTGCATGGCCGACTGGGAATCAGTGGCCCGCGCGCGGGGCGCGGCAGAGCTGTTCCTGGAAGTCGCCGCCGATAACGCCCCCGCGCAGGCGCTGTATCACGCCTGCGGATTCGCGGAATGCGGGCGCCGGGCCGGATATTACCGCCGGGAAGGGGCAAAACCGGCGGATGCAATCCTGATGAGAAAAGGTTTACGCTAG
- a CDS encoding BMP family lipoprotein, whose translation MTLMKSLMGAAASLALTAGAALAEPALIFDLGGKFDKSFNEAAHNGAQRWVEETGGTYREIELQSEAQREQALRRFAEAGANPIVMVGFAFADALGQVAADYPDTKFTIIDMVVEGDNVRSVVFNEHEGSYLVGMMAAMASKSNTVGFIGGMDIPLIRKFACGYAEGVKAAKPDAKVISNMTGTTPAAWNDPVKGSELTKAQISQGADVVYAAAGGTGVGVLQTAADEGILSIGVDSNQNHLHPGKVLTSMTKNVGNAVFEAFSDGAEMETGFSVMGLANGGVGYAMDEHNAELVSAEMQAAVDDAAAKIASGEIKVHDYMSDDSCPALSF comes from the coding sequence ATGACCCTGATGAAATCGCTGATGGGCGCAGCCGCGTCGCTGGCCCTGACAGCAGGTGCCGCGCTGGCCGAGCCTGCGCTGATCTTCGACTTGGGCGGCAAGTTCGACAAGAGCTTCAACGAAGCCGCGCACAACGGCGCCCAGCGCTGGGTCGAAGAGACCGGCGGCACCTACCGCGAGATCGAGCTGCAGTCCGAAGCCCAGCGCGAGCAGGCCCTGCGCCGCTTTGCCGAGGCCGGCGCCAACCCGATCGTGATGGTCGGCTTTGCCTTTGCCGACGCTTTGGGCCAGGTGGCCGCCGATTACCCGGACACCAAATTCACCATCATCGACATGGTGGTTGAGGGCGACAATGTGCGCTCGGTCGTCTTCAACGAGCATGAAGGCTCCTATCTGGTCGGCATGATGGCGGCGATGGCGTCCAAGTCGAACACCGTCGGCTTTATCGGCGGCATGGACATTCCGCTGATCCGCAAGTTCGCCTGCGGCTATGCCGAGGGCGTGAAGGCTGCCAAGCCGGACGCCAAGGTGATCTCCAACATGACCGGCACCACCCCGGCAGCCTGGAACGACCCGGTGAAAGGGTCGGAGCTGACCAAGGCGCAGATCAGCCAGGGCGCTGACGTGGTCTATGCCGCGGCCGGCGGCACCGGCGTGGGCGTGCTGCAGACCGCCGCCGACGAAGGCATCCTGTCGATCGGCGTGGACAGCAATCAGAACCACCTGCACCCGGGCAAGGTGCTGACCTCGATGACCAAGAACGTCGGCAACGCCGTGTTTGAGGCCTTCTCGGACGGTGCCGAGATGGAAACCGGCTTCTCTGTGATGGGCCTGGCCAATGGCGGCGTCGGCTATGCCATGGACGAGCACAACGCCGAGCTGGTCAGCGCAGAGATGCAGGCCGCAGTGGACGACGCTGCTGCCAAGATCGCCTCGGGCGAGATCAAGGTGCATGACTACATGTCCGATGACAGCTGCCCGGCACTGAGCTTCTAA
- a CDS encoding nuclear transport factor 2 family protein — protein MTESIHILFAAWGDPTPEGRVAKTDAAIGPGFYYSDPSTPAPIAGRGAYLDHIAQFSAKMPGAEAKVVAVSEHHGHARATVDFLKDGTRMVRGQYFADLQDGKVVRLIGFTGMGEPS, from the coding sequence ATGACGGAGTCTATTCATATTCTGTTTGCAGCCTGGGGCGACCCAACCCCCGAAGGCCGTGTTGCAAAGACCGACGCGGCGATCGGGCCCGGATTCTATTATTCCGATCCCAGCACCCCCGCCCCCATCGCGGGCCGCGGCGCCTATCTGGACCATATCGCGCAGTTCAGCGCGAAGATGCCGGGCGCAGAGGCCAAGGTCGTGGCCGTCTCGGAACACCACGGCCATGCGCGCGCCACGGTGGATTTCCTGAAGGACGGCACCCGCATGGTGCGCGGCCAGTATTTTGCCGATCTGCAAGACGGCAAAGTGGTGCGGCTGATCGGATTTACAGGCATGGGAGAGCCCTCTTGA
- a CDS encoding ABC transporter ATP-binding protein — MTAPAIELKGISKAFGPVQANKDISIRVAPGTIHGIIGENGAGKSTLMSILYGFYKADKGEVFINGKKTEIPDSQAAIAAGIGMVFQHFKLVENFTVLENIVLGAEDSGMLMPSLRRARKELKALEEEYELYVDPDARIDEIGVGAQQRVEILKALYRKAEILILDEPTGVLTPSEADQLFRILDRLRAEGKTIILITHKLREVMEYTDTVSVMRRGQMTATVKTAETSPEHLAELMVGRKVLLRVDKVPAQPGAPILEIENLRVVDEAGVERLKGINLTVRAGEIVGIAGVAGNGQSELLEVLGGMRPGTGSIKLHGTPLPLSGPGSDAKARRGAGIGHVPEDRQREGLIMDFHAWENVAFGYHRDAAYQNGVLMNNAALQADTEAKMEKFDVRPPDPWLAAKNFSGGNQQKIVVAREIERNPELLLVGQPTRGVDIGAIEFIHQQIVALRDQGKAILLVSVELEEILSLSDRVAVMFDGMIMGERPADQTDEKELGLLMAGVAGEAA, encoded by the coding sequence TTGACCGCCCCCGCCATCGAACTCAAAGGCATTTCCAAGGCCTTTGGCCCCGTCCAGGCAAACAAGGACATTTCCATCCGCGTCGCCCCCGGCACCATTCACGGTATCATCGGTGAAAACGGTGCGGGCAAGTCGACGCTGATGTCGATCCTCTACGGCTTTTACAAGGCCGACAAAGGGGAGGTTTTCATCAACGGCAAGAAGACCGAGATCCCCGACAGCCAGGCGGCGATTGCCGCGGGCATCGGCATGGTGTTTCAGCATTTCAAACTGGTGGAGAATTTCACCGTGCTGGAAAACATCGTGCTGGGGGCCGAGGACAGCGGCATGCTGATGCCCTCGCTGCGCCGCGCCCGCAAGGAGCTGAAGGCGCTGGAGGAGGAATACGAGCTGTACGTGGACCCCGATGCCCGCATCGACGAAATCGGCGTCGGCGCGCAGCAGCGGGTGGAGATCCTCAAGGCGCTTTACCGCAAGGCGGAGATCCTGATCCTGGACGAGCCGACAGGCGTGCTGACGCCGTCCGAAGCCGACCAGCTGTTCCGCATCCTCGACCGGCTGCGCGCCGAAGGGAAGACCATCATCCTGATCACCCACAAGCTGCGGGAGGTGATGGAGTACACCGACACCGTTTCGGTGATGCGGCGCGGCCAGATGACCGCGACCGTCAAGACCGCCGAAACCAGCCCCGAGCACCTGGCCGAGCTGATGGTGGGCCGCAAAGTGCTGCTGCGCGTCGACAAGGTGCCTGCGCAGCCCGGCGCCCCGATCCTGGAGATCGAGAACCTGCGGGTGGTGGATGAGGCCGGCGTCGAGCGGCTCAAAGGCATCAACCTGACGGTGCGCGCGGGCGAGATCGTCGGCATTGCCGGGGTGGCCGGCAACGGCCAGTCGGAACTGCTGGAAGTTCTGGGCGGCATGCGTCCGGGCACTGGCAGCATCAAGCTGCACGGCACCCCGCTGCCGCTCAGCGGCCCGGGATCGGATGCCAAGGCGCGCCGCGGCGCCGGTATCGGCCATGTGCCGGAGGACCGCCAGCGCGAGGGCCTGATCATGGACTTCCACGCCTGGGAAAACGTGGCCTTCGGCTATCACCGCGATGCCGCCTACCAGAACGGCGTGCTGATGAACAACGCCGCCCTGCAGGCCGATACCGAGGCCAAGATGGAGAAATTCGACGTGCGCCCGCCGGATCCCTGGCTGGCGGCCAAGAATTTCTCCGGCGGCAACCAGCAGAAGATCGTGGTGGCGCGCGAGATCGAGCGCAACCCTGAGCTGCTGCTGGTCGGCCAGCCGACCCGCGGCGTCGACATCGGCGCCATCGAATTCATTCACCAGCAAATTGTCGCGCTGCGCGACCAGGGCAAGGCGATCCTGCTGGTCTCGGTCGAGCTGGAGGAGATCCTGTCGCTCTCCGACCGGGTTGCGGTGATGTTTGACGGCATGATCATGGGCGAACGCCCGGCGGATCAGACCGATGAGAAAGAACTCGGCCTCCTGATGGCCGGTGTCGCGGGGGAGGCCGCGTAA
- a CDS encoding ABC transporter permease, translating into MDKMPKWADVVLIPLISLILAALLSALVILGIGEDPVAAVKLMVNGALGSTYGWGYTLYYATNFMFTGLAVAVAAHAGLFNIGGEGQAMLGGLGVALVCLLIPWPHWTLALAVAALGAGIFGAAWAAIPAYLQAKRGSHIVITTIMFNFIAAAVLNYVLVNVLRPEGSMDPATERFPEAVHLPSLHELLAPIGINFSKSAPANVSLLVAMGACLFVWLLIWRTPLGYEIRSLGKSEPGARYAGISSVRIIMIAMLISGALAGMMAVNNVMGEAERLVLNATEGAGFIGIAVALMGRNHPFGVFLAAILFGFLYQGGAELALWTSIPRELIVVIQALVILFTGALDNMVRMPLEKIFLAVRRGQN; encoded by the coding sequence ATGGACAAGATGCCGAAATGGGCCGATGTGGTCCTGATCCCGCTGATCAGCCTGATCCTGGCCGCGCTCCTGTCGGCCCTGGTGATCCTCGGGATCGGCGAAGACCCGGTGGCCGCGGTCAAGCTGATGGTCAATGGCGCCCTGGGCTCGACCTATGGCTGGGGCTACACGCTCTATTACGCCACCAACTTCATGTTCACGGGCCTCGCGGTGGCGGTGGCCGCCCATGCGGGCCTGTTCAACATCGGCGGCGAGGGCCAGGCGATGCTGGGCGGCCTGGGCGTGGCGCTGGTCTGCCTGCTGATCCCCTGGCCGCACTGGACGCTGGCGCTGGCCGTTGCCGCGCTGGGTGCGGGTATCTTTGGCGCCGCCTGGGCCGCCATCCCTGCTTATCTGCAGGCCAAGCGCGGCAGCCATATCGTGATCACCACCATCATGTTCAACTTCATCGCCGCGGCGGTGCTGAACTATGTGCTGGTCAACGTGCTGCGCCCCGAAGGTTCGATGGATCCGGCCACCGAACGCTTCCCCGAGGCTGTCCACCTGCCCTCCCTGCATGAGCTGCTGGCCCCGATCGGCATCAACTTCTCCAAATCGGCCCCCGCCAACGTCAGCCTGCTGGTCGCGATGGGCGCCTGCCTGTTCGTCTGGCTGCTGATCTGGCGCACGCCGCTGGGCTACGAGATCCGCTCCCTCGGCAAATCCGAGCCGGGCGCGCGCTATGCCGGCATCTCGTCGGTGCGCATCATCATGATCGCGATGCTGATCTCCGGCGCGCTGGCGGGCATGATGGCGGTCAACAACGTGATGGGCGAAGCGGAACGGCTGGTGCTGAACGCCACCGAAGGCGCCGGTTTCATCGGCATCGCGGTGGCGCTGATGGGGCGCAATCACCCGTTCGGCGTGTTCCTGGCAGCCATCCTCTTCGGCTTCCTCTACCAGGGCGGCGCGGAGCTGGCGCTTTGGACTTCGATCCCGCGCGAGCTGATCGTGGTGATCCAGGCGCTGGTGATCCTGTTCACGGGTGCGCTCGACAACATGGTGCGGATGCCTCTTGAGAAGATCTTTCTGGCGGTGCGGCGGGGGCAGAACTGA
- a CDS encoding ABC transporter permease, whose protein sequence is MEFLTIIQILDSTVRLATPLLLACLAGLYSERAGIFDIGLEGKMLMAAFFSAAVAAVTGNVWLGLLAGIASSLVLAGLHGVASITFRGNQLISGVAINFLAAGMTVLIAQDWFQQGGRTPSLFSGGRFTPITLPFADSLSGVPVLGPVYSELLSGHSVLVYIAFLAVPATWWILFRTRFGLRLRAVGENPAAVDTAGVSVVGLRYGAVMICGLLCGIAGAYLATALQAGFVKDMTAGRGFIALAALIFAKWRPWHAMGACLLFGLLQAIALRFQNIELGGIVIPVQAMDALPYVLTVVILAGFVGKAIPPRAGGQPYVKER, encoded by the coding sequence ATGGAATTCCTGACGATCATCCAGATTCTGGATTCCACCGTCCGCCTGGCGACGCCGCTGCTGCTGGCCTGCCTGGCCGGCCTCTACTCCGAGCGCGCAGGCATCTTCGACATTGGCCTGGAAGGCAAGATGCTGATGGCCGCCTTCTTCTCTGCCGCCGTGGCCGCGGTGACCGGCAACGTCTGGCTGGGGCTGCTGGCGGGCATCGCCTCTTCGCTGGTGCTGGCCGGGCTGCACGGGGTGGCCTCGATCACCTTCCGCGGCAACCAGCTGATCTCCGGCGTGGCGATCAACTTCCTGGCTGCGGGCATGACGGTGCTGATTGCCCAGGACTGGTTCCAGCAGGGCGGCCGCACGCCGTCGCTGTTCAGCGGCGGCCGGTTCACCCCGATCACCCTGCCCTTCGCCGACAGCCTGTCCGGCGTTCCGGTGCTGGGGCCGGTCTATTCCGAGCTGCTGTCGGGCCATTCTGTGCTGGTCTACATCGCCTTCCTGGCGGTGCCGGCCACCTGGTGGATCCTGTTCCGCACCCGGTTCGGCCTGCGCCTGCGCGCGGTGGGCGAGAACCCGGCGGCAGTGGACACCGCGGGCGTCTCGGTTGTCGGCCTGCGCTATGGCGCGGTGATGATCTGCGGCCTGCTGTGCGGCATTGCAGGCGCCTATCTGGCCACCGCGCTGCAGGCGGGCTTCGTCAAGGACATGACCGCGGGCCGCGGCTTCATCGCGCTGGCGGCGCTAATCTTCGCCAAGTGGCGGCCCTGGCACGCAATGGGCGCCTGCCTGCTGTTCGGGCTGCTGCAAGCCATCGCCTTGCGCTTCCAGAACATCGAGCTTGGCGGCATCGTCATCCCGGTTCAGGCCATGGACGCGCTGCCCTATGTGCTGACGGTGGTGATCCTGGCCGGTTTCGTCGGCAAGGCGATCCCGCCCCGCGCCGGCGGCCAGCCCTACGTCAAGGAGCGCTGA
- a CDS encoding sulfite exporter TauE/SafE family protein — protein MQIYLPIAEVSVNAFLLLGLGGMVGVLSGMFGVGGGFLMTPLLFFIGIPPAVAVATEANQIVASSFSGVLAHFRRRTVDIKMGLVLQAGGLMGAALGVVVFNYLKALGQVDLLVKLCYVVFLGVVGGLMFIESLNAIRKAKKAGGAAPAPRRQRGWVHALPFKMRFRTSGLYISVIPPLLVGVCVGILAAIMGVGGGFIMVPAMIYILGMPTKVVVGTSLFQIILVTGFTTMLHATTNYTVDIVLAVLLLIGGVIGAQIGTRIGVYLKAEQLRILLALMVIAVCVKLGLDLLLQPSEIYSLGEPGGH, from the coding sequence ATGCAGATATACCTTCCCATAGCTGAGGTCTCGGTAAATGCCTTCCTTCTTCTGGGCCTCGGAGGAATGGTGGGTGTTCTCTCAGGCATGTTCGGAGTGGGCGGCGGCTTCCTGATGACGCCGCTGCTGTTCTTCATCGGCATCCCGCCCGCGGTGGCGGTGGCCACCGAAGCGAACCAGATTGTTGCCTCCTCCTTCTCGGGCGTGCTGGCGCATTTCCGAAGGCGCACGGTCGATATCAAGATGGGGCTGGTGCTGCAGGCCGGCGGCCTGATGGGGGCGGCGCTGGGGGTTGTGGTCTTCAACTATCTCAAGGCGCTGGGGCAAGTCGATCTGCTGGTCAAGCTGTGCTATGTCGTCTTCCTCGGCGTCGTCGGCGGCCTGATGTTCATCGAAAGCCTGAACGCCATCCGCAAGGCCAAGAAGGCCGGTGGTGCCGCGCCCGCCCCGCGCCGCCAGCGCGGCTGGGTGCATGCGCTGCCGTTCAAGATGCGTTTCCGCACTTCCGGCCTTTATATCTCGGTGATCCCGCCGCTTCTGGTCGGCGTCTGCGTCGGCATCCTGGCTGCGATCATGGGCGTCGGCGGCGGCTTCATCATGGTGCCTGCGATGATCTACATCCTCGGGATGCCGACCAAGGTGGTTGTCGGCACCTCGCTGTTCCAGATCATCCTGGTCACCGGCTTCACCACCATGCTGCACGCCACCACCAACTATACCGTCGATATCGTGCTGGCGGTGCTGCTGCTGATCGGCGGCGTGATTGGTGCCCAGATCGGCACGCGGATCGGTGTTTACCTCAAGGCCGAACAGCTCCGCATCCTGCTGGCGCTGATGGTCATCGCGGTCTGCGTCAAGCTGGGCCTCGACCTGTTGCTGCAACCCTCCGAGATCTACTCGCTGGGTGAGCCCGGGGGGCACTGA
- a CDS encoding TIGR02186 family protein: protein MRKLLLSALTAAALALLPHTAAQAGKEEVVLGLSQDRVAITATFDGSEILVFGAVKRETPIPQDDPLEVVVAVSGPAPSVMVRRKEKKLGIWVNVDSVLVDSAPAFYAVATSAPFNQVLTDTEDLRYRISIKRAIRSVGAAMHIRGAQAFADAVIRIREKNGLYSLRENTVAVDEQTLFRTAIEMPADLTEGSYQTRIFLTRGGKVVSSYETAIDVRKVGLEKFLYSLSREQPFLYGLMSLAIAIAAGWGASAAFSLLRNR from the coding sequence ATGCGCAAGCTGCTTTTGTCCGCGCTGACCGCCGCCGCCCTGGCCCTGCTGCCGCACACCGCGGCCCAGGCCGGCAAGGAAGAGGTCGTGCTTGGCCTCAGCCAGGACCGGGTGGCGATCACCGCCACCTTCGACGGGTCGGAAATCCTGGTTTTCGGCGCCGTCAAACGCGAAACCCCGATCCCGCAGGACGACCCGCTGGAAGTGGTGGTCGCCGTGTCCGGCCCGGCGCCCTCCGTCATGGTGCGGCGCAAGGAAAAGAAGCTGGGGATCTGGGTCAACGTCGACAGCGTTCTGGTCGATTCCGCGCCGGCGTTCTATGCGGTGGCCACCAGCGCCCCGTTCAATCAGGTGCTGACCGACACCGAGGACCTGCGCTACCGGATTTCGATCAAACGCGCGATCCGCTCGGTCGGCGCCGCGATGCACATCCGCGGCGCCCAGGCTTTTGCCGATGCGGTGATCCGGATCCGCGAGAAGAACGGGCTGTACTCCCTGCGCGAAAACACGGTGGCGGTGGATGAGCAGACCCTGTTCCGCACCGCCATCGAGATGCCCGCCGACCTGACCGAGGGCAGCTATCAGACCCGCATCTTCCTGACCCGCGGCGGCAAAGTTGTGTCAAGCTATGAGACTGCCATCGATGTGCGCAAGGTGGGGCTGGAGAAGTTTCTGTACTCGCTTTCGCGCGAGCAGCCGTTCCTTTACGGGCTGATGTCGCTGGCGATTGCCATTGCGGCCGGCTGGGGCGCGTCCGCAGCCTTCAGCCTGCTCAGGAACCGCTAA
- a CDS encoding SDR family oxidoreductase, producing MSPSILITGASSGIGRAVAELFLAEGWQVGLLARRADRLEEAALGHDNAHVLPADVTDPAAVDHAVNSFVMAAGRLDVLFNNAGIFTPPGTIDEIPLEDWFASVNVNLTGMYLAARAAFRQMRHQAPQGGRIINNGSIAAHVPRPQSAPYAATKAAITGLTKSLSLDGRPFDIACGQIDIGNTRTPMVEDLSQRHAEANPDGEPMHTFAVEDAAKSVLHMARLPLEANVQFMTVMATKMPYIGRG from the coding sequence ATGAGCCCTTCCATCCTGATCACCGGCGCCAGTTCCGGCATCGGCCGTGCCGTGGCGGAGCTGTTTCTGGCCGAGGGCTGGCAGGTCGGCCTGCTGGCCCGCCGCGCGGACAGGCTGGAAGAGGCGGCGCTGGGCCATGACAACGCCCATGTGCTTCCCGCTGATGTGACCGACCCCGCGGCAGTGGACCACGCGGTGAACAGCTTTGTGATGGCGGCGGGGCGGCTGGATGTGCTGTTCAACAACGCAGGCATCTTCACCCCGCCGGGCACCATCGACGAAATCCCGCTGGAGGATTGGTTCGCCTCGGTGAACGTGAACCTCACCGGCATGTACCTGGCGGCCCGCGCGGCCTTCCGGCAGATGCGCCACCAGGCGCCGCAGGGCGGGCGGATCATCAACAACGGCTCCATCGCCGCCCATGTGCCGCGGCCCCAGTCAGCGCCATACGCGGCTACCAAGGCCGCCATCACCGGCCTTACCAAGAGCCTGTCGCTGGACGGCCGCCCCTTTGACATCGCCTGCGGCCAGATCGACATCGGCAACACCCGCACGCCGATGGTCGAAGACCTGAGCCAGCGCCACGCGGAGGCGAACCCGGACGGAGAGCCGATGCACACCTTCGCGGTGGAGGACGCGGCGAAATCGGTGCTGCACATGGCCCGCCTGCCGCTGGAGGCCAACGTGCAGTTCATGACGGTGATGGCCACCAAGATGCCCTACATCGGCCGCGGCTAA